One Synergistaceae bacterium genomic window carries:
- a CDS encoding acyl-CoA dehydrogenase, whose protein sequence is MDFALTKEQEMVRTVMRKFALAEVQPLAAEIDEQERFPRETIEKMARCGMLGLPYPKEWGGAGGDFLSYTIAVEEISRVCAATGDIYSGHTSLCAGPIYTFGSEEQKKRYLPALLKGEKLGAFCLTEPNAGTDAAGQQTHAELHGDHWIINGSKRFITSAGETDVHIVMAMTDPSKKTRGISAFIVDRDSPGFVVGKKEHKMGIRGSTTGELIFENCRVPKENILGEPGHGFKIAMQTLDGGRIGIAAQALGLAQGALDESVKYSKERKQFGKTISEFQGLQWILADMATRIEAARHLVYNAAWRKEKGLKVTREAAMAKYFASETAMEVATKAVQIHGGYGYTREYPVERMMRDAKITEIYEGTSQVMQMVIASNLLA, encoded by the coding sequence GTGGATTTCGCGCTGACGAAAGAGCAGGAAATGGTGCGCACGGTGATGCGCAAATTCGCGCTGGCGGAGGTTCAGCCGCTGGCGGCGGAAATTGACGAACAGGAGCGTTTCCCGCGGGAGACCATCGAAAAGATGGCCCGATGCGGTATGTTGGGACTGCCCTATCCCAAAGAGTGGGGCGGAGCCGGAGGGGATTTCCTTTCCTACACCATCGCCGTGGAGGAAATTTCCCGGGTCTGCGCGGCCACGGGGGACATCTATTCCGGACACACCAGCCTTTGCGCCGGCCCCATCTATACCTTCGGCTCCGAAGAACAGAAAAAACGCTATCTGCCGGCCCTGCTGAAGGGAGAAAAACTGGGGGCCTTCTGCCTGACGGAACCCAACGCGGGGACGGACGCCGCGGGACAGCAGACCCACGCGGAGCTTCACGGGGACCACTGGATCATCAACGGCAGCAAACGCTTCATCACAAGCGCCGGAGAAACCGACGTCCACATCGTCATGGCCATGACGGATCCCTCCAAAAAAACCCGTGGAATCAGCGCCTTCATCGTGGACAGAGATTCGCCGGGCTTCGTGGTGGGCAAAAAGGAACACAAAATGGGAATCCGCGGCTCCACCACGGGAGAACTCATCTTCGAAAACTGCCGTGTGCCGAAGGAGAACATTCTGGGAGAACCGGGACATGGTTTCAAAATCGCCATGCAGACCCTGGACGGGGGAAGAATCGGAATTGCGGCTCAGGCTCTGGGCCTCGCTCAGGGCGCGCTGGACGAGTCGGTGAAGTACTCGAAGGAGCGTAAACAGTTCGGCAAAACCATCTCAGAGTTTCAGGGGCTTCAGTGGATTCTGGCCGACATGGCGACGCGGATTGAAGCGGCGCGGCATCTCGTCTACAACGCGGCGTGGCGTAAGGAGAAAGGCCTGAAAGTAACGCGGGAAGCCGCCATGGCCAAGTACTTCGCCTCCGAAACGGCCATGGAGGTCGCCACGAAGGCCGTGCAGATCCACGGAGGCTACGGCTACACCCGGGAATATCCCGTCGAACGCATGATGCGCGACGCAAAGATCACCGAGATCTACGAGGGAACCTCTCAGGTCATGCAGATGGTCATCGCCTCGAACCTGCTGGCCTGA